The genomic segment GAACGCCGAGTGGAGCCGGATGTGGCCGGGACAGCCCGAGCTGCTGGAGTACTTCGAACGGTCCACCGACCGGCACGGTCTGCGGCCTCACCTGCGACTGAACACCGAAATCACCTCGGCACAATGGAATTCCGACACCGCAACCTGGACCCTGACCGACGCGTCGGGAGGACAGCACACGTTCGACATCGTGGTCTCGGCGGTAGGGATGTTCACCCGGCCGCTGCTGCCCGAGCTGCCGGAACAGGAGCCGTTCACCGGCACGCTGATGCACACCGCGCAGTGGGACCACTCGGTGGACCTCTCCGGAGCCCGGGTGGCCGTGCTGGGCACCGGGTCCACCGCCTCGCAGCTGCTGCCCGAAGTCGCCAAGGTCGCCGACAAGGTCTACTCGGTGCAGCGGTCCCCGACTTGGATCCTGCCCAAGCCGGACCGGCCGTACACCGACCGTGAACGTTGGGTGTTCAAGCGGATCCCCTTCGCCAAGAAGATCTACCGCACCCGGCTGTGGCTGCGCAGTGAACGCAACATCTCTGTGATCGAGAACGGCAGCGACAAAACCCAAGAGTTCAAGGATCTTTCGCTGCGCTACCTGGAGTCGTCGGTCGCCGATCCGGAGCTACGCGCCAAACTCACCCCGGATCACCCGCTGGGCTGCAAGCGTCTGGTTTTCGCGGCCGATTATCTGTCCACGCTGACCCAGCCGCATGTCGAGGTGGTGTCCAGCCCGGCCCGCGCACTGCGAGCGCGCTCGCTGATCACCGCGGACGGCTCCGAACTCGACGTCGATGTGGTGCTGTGCGCCACCGGCTATGCCGCCACCGACTACCTGGGCCAGATCGAGGTCACCGGCGAGGACGGCCGGTCGCTGCGCGAGACGTGGCGCGACGGGGCCTTCGCCTACCTGGGCATGACCGTTCCCGGCTTCCCGAACTTCTTCATGCTCTACGGGCCCAACACCAACGTCGGCTCCAACAGCGTGATTTTCGTCCTCGAAGCCCAGGCGCACTACATCGTGCGGGCCCTGAAATATCTGCGGCGCACCCGGCGCCGCTACGTCGCGGTGCGTTCCGACACGATGGCCGCCTTCCTGGCCGACGTCGACCGGTGGATGGCAGGCACTGTGTGGATGACCCGCTGTAGCAACTACTTTCGGGCACCAAACGGCCGCGTGGTGACTCAGTGGCCGCGCAGCGCCGGTGCGTTCTGGGCGATGACCCGCCGGTTCCGGCCGCGTGACTACACGTTCGCACCGCCGGGCGGCTAGCGATGGAAGCCGACCCCGAGATTCTCCGACGGCTCGACCCCGCATTACACGGGTTCGCCGCCGCGCGCGTCGACCTGTCGCTGAACAGTCTTGCCGCCGCTCGAGACTCGCTGAACACCCGACGAGCCGAGGCCGTCGCGCAGATCGACCTCAGCGGCGTCGACATCACCGACGAGCACGCGGCAGGCGTACCGGTGCGCATCTACCGTGGCCGGCCGGGCCCATCGCCCGCGGTGATCTACTGCCACGCCGGCGCGTTCGTGCTGGGCAATCTCGACACCGACCACCGCCAGTGCGTCGAACTCGCCCGCCGGGCCGCCTGCACGGTGATATCGGTGGACTACCGGCTGGCCCCGGAACACCCCTATCCCGCCGCACTCGACGACGCCGCCGCCGTCTTGCGGTGGACGTGGGAGTCGTCCGACGATCTGGGAGTCGACCGCGAGCGGTTGGCCCTCGCAGGCAACAGCGCCGGGGCGGCGCTGGCCGCCGGGCTGGCGCAGCGCGCTGCAGCCGAGGAGGCCCCGTCCGTCGTCGGCCTACTCCTGCATCAGCCGGTGCTCGACGACCGTCCCACCGCGTCGAAGGCGGAGTTCACCTCGACACCCGGTTTCGACGGTGTCGCCGCCGATCTGATGTGGCGACACTACCTCGGACCGACGACACCGAGTGCGGCCGCGGTACCCGCCCGCAGTCACCAAATGATTGGCGCGGCAAACACTTTCATCACCTGTTCGGAATTGGATCCACTGCGGGACGAGGCGCTGGATTACGCCCGAAGGCTGATGCGCTGCGGGGTCCGCACCGACCTGCACATCTTCGGCGGCACCTGCCACGGCTTCGACTCGCTGTGCCCCGACTGGGAGGTCAGCCAGGCGGTGTCGGCGATGCAGGCCGAGGCGCTTCGGCGCTTTTTCGCCGAATCATGACCTTTACAGATTGTCGTTAAACTGTCACGCTGGGTGGCGTGCATGAACTCGACGAACGAGACCGCCAGCGTGACGTGTCCCGGTCGCGCCAGCGGACACCCAGGCTGGCCCGCTACCAACTCGACGTCGTCGGAGCCCACGTCGCCGACGTCGTGGATTCGGCAGGGGGCTGGTTGTTCGACCGGGTGATGGCGGGCTGGGACGTGCGCGTCGCAGTCGCCGACACCGGCGACCTCGCCGCCCTGCACATCCTGGGAGTCCAGCCCGTCGCGTTGAGCGCGATGTTCGCCGGCGCGAGCACGCCGACCGCGCTTGCGGTGGCGGGCGCGGTATGCCGGACCGACGACCGACTCCGCGATGTGCTGGCCGCCTCGGTGCGGTCGGCGCGCACCGAGGTCCTCGCGTGGGGCGAGCTGTGGCCGCCCAGTGGCGGTCGGCACGGTGCGGAGGTGCGACACGAACTCAGCGCTGCGGCACGGGTATTCAAGGCTCAGGCGGCATTCGCCGCCGGACTCGACGCGAAGGTCGCCCATTTCGAGGTGTTCCGCAGTTACGGCCAGTCGGTGCGCACCGACTACCCGGACCTGCTGCCGGTCGGCTGAGCGCCGAGCGTCACACCAGAGTCACGCTGAGCGCCGAACGCCACACCAGCGTCAGGCTCGGCGCAACGGGCTAACGGTCGACGAAGATGTCGATGATCGGGTTGTCACCGCCGCCGTAGTGGGACAGGTCCTCGACACCGGCGCCGCGCAGCACGTCAGAGTCGATCAGGCAGCCGCCGTTGACCTTCGAACCCGCCGACGTGATGATTTCGACGGCCGCATCGGCCATGATCTCGGGGCTGCGGGAGGACGCGAGCGCATCCTCGAAGTCGGCCGAGTTGGCCACCGCGGAGGTCGCGATGTAGGTCTCCGGCCACAGACAGGTGAAACCGATTCCGGTGTCGGCATATTCAGCCGCCCAGCCCAGCGACAGCAGGGTCATCCCGTACTTGGACAGGGTGTAGGACGGGTGTGCACCCAGCCAATGCGGGTTCATGTTCAGCGGCGGCGCGATGGTCACGACGTGGCCATTGGGCGACTGGCGCAGGTGCGGCAGGCACGCCTTAGTGAGCAAGAACGTGCCGCGGATATTGATCTGCTGCATGAGGTCGAACTTCTTGGCCGACAGCGTCTCGGTGGGGTCGGTGGCGATCGCGCTGGCGTTGTTGACGCAGATGTCGACGCCGCCGAATTCCTTCACCGCGGTGTCGACCGCGCGTGCGACGTCCTCTTCGCTGCGGACGTCACCGACGACGGCGACAGCCTTGCCGCCGGCCGCCTCGATCTCCGCGGCGGCGGTGTAGACCGTGCCGGGCAGCTTCGGGTGCGGCTCGGCGGTCTTGGCCAGCAGCACGACGTTCGCGCCGTGCCGGGCCGCGCCGAGCGCGATGGCCAGACCGATTCCCCGGCTGCCGCCCGACACGACCAGGGTGCGGTCGCTGAGCGAATGCTTGTCGGCCATCATTCTCCTCGCTGAAAATTGCATTCTCTTTTTCGGCGAGCATAGTACTCAGTGCAGCAGAACGAACCGGAGGGTCAGGAATCCGCGGTGACTGGATGCACCTGCAGTCGGCAGGTGTCGATGGTGGCCGGCACGGTCACGGTGTCGTACGTGTCGGGGGCGGTGACGAGCAGGTCGGTGTAGGTCGGGCACTGATTACCGTCGGCGTCGACGGCCAGACCTTCCACGATGGCCTGTGCCGGATGTCCTGGCCACACGGTGATGGTCGGCGGGACGTCGACCCCGCTGGGCAGGCCGCCGAGATAACCGCGCACGGTGCGCTCGGCGTGCAGCAGTGGTCCGCCGTCGCCCGAGTCGACACCCGGGTAACCGGTCAGGGTGCACGCCGCCGCGCCCGGCGCGAGGCCGAACACCAACGGCACACCGCGATGGCCGACCGCCGCGCGTGCCGGCCCGGTGGTCACCGTGAGCTGTGCCGATGTGCACGACGGCGGGTTGTCGGCGTGAGCAGTGGGCGACCAGGCAAGAGTCGCGAGTACCAGCGCAGCGGCGGTCAACGCCGGCTTTGTCGTCATGACACCAGTGAAGACCGTCTGCGCCGCTACCGATCCCAAATCGGGACGACCTCCTCCGATCAGTCACCCGGCCGCGAGTGCCGACCGTAGGACTGCACCTCGGCGGGCTCGTCGCGGTAGTGCCGCGCGCGCCGCGGCTCACTGGCATCGCTGAGACGATGCCGTGAGGCGTATTCATCAAGGTGAAAACCGTTGTGCGCGAGTTCAACCGGCTCGGCAGGAGGTTCGGGCTCCGGCGGCGGACGGTGCCACCTGATGACGTCGGTCTCGTCATCGCGCGCATCGGGCAACGGCGGAGCGACCGGCTCCCGATCCACCTCGTACTCGACGTACTCATCGTCGTCATAGCCGTCGTCGTACACCGGGATCTCATCGGTGATCTCGTCGCGGTCATCCCGCACCGACGGACGACCCAGACCGCCGAGGACGAACAACGCCGCCACGATCCCGAACAGCGCAGCGAACGCCGGCAGCAGCATCGACTGGGACAGCGCGGCCGAGAAAGGTTCACGCAGGAACGACGGCAGTTGCAGCACCGCCAGATCGCTGGGTGACGCATCGGCAGGCGCGGCGGGCATCTCGTCGCTGATGCGCGATGCCATGAACGCAGCCATACCGGCGCTGCCGAGCACCGAGCCGACCTGACGGGTTGCGTTGTAGACGCCGGAACCCGCACCGGCCAGATGCGACGGCAGGTTGCGGGTGGCCGTGGCCGCCAGCGGCGCCCAGATGAACGCCATGCCGACGCCCATCGCGGTCAGTGCCAATACCAGTCGCCAGATCGGCGTCGTCGGCGTCATGTCGATCGACAGCCAGGTCAGCGCGATCGCCAGCACCGAGAAGCCGAACCCGAGGATCGGGCGGGGATGCACCCGATCGGTCAGCTGGCCCACGAACGGGGCGAGCACGCCGCTGGACACCGCCATCGGCGCGATCAGCAGCGCCGAGCGCGTCGGCGACAAGCCGCACACGACCTGGGCGTAGAACATCACCGGCAGCATCATCGCGGTGACCACGAAACCGATCACGGCCACACCGAAGTTGGACAGGCTGAAATCCCGGTCGGCGAACATCTCCAGCGGAATGAGCGGTTCGTCGCGGTTGATCGACTGCCAGTAGACGAACGCCGTGAAAAAGCCGATGCCGGCGACGATCACCGCCCAGATCCACGCCGCCCAGTGATGGCCCTGGCCTTCCTGCAGACCGAACACCACCAGGAACATGCCGATCCCGGACAGCGCCACCCCGATGAAGTCGAACCGGTGTCTGCGCACGGGCAGCGTCGGGATCAGCCAGACCGCCAACGCCAGACCGATCACGCCGACCGGCACGTTGACGAAGAAGATCCACTCCCAACCCAGCCGGCCGACGAGCACGCCACCGGCGAGCGGGCCGACGAGGGTGGCCACCCCGGCCGTCGCGCCCCACAGGCTCATTGCCACACCGCGGCGCTCCGGCGGGAAGATGCGGGTGATCGTGGAGAGCGTCTGCGGAGTCAGCAACGCGGCGCCGAGCCCTTGGACGACGCGGGCGGCGATCAACATCTCGATCGAGCCGGCCAGCCCGCACCACAACGAGGAGGCGGTGAAGACGGCCAGGCCGGCGATGTAGAGGTTCTTCGGTCCGAAGCGGTCACCGAGGCGACCGGCCAGCAACAGCGGTACTGCGTAGGCCAGCAGGTAGGCACTGGTCACCCAGATCACGGTGTCGTAGTCGGTGATCTCCAGCCCGTCCATGATGCTCGGGTTGGCAACGGCGACGATCGTCGAATCGACCAGGATCATGAAGAAGCCGACCAACATGGCCCACAGCGCGTGCCACGGATTGGCGGGCACCTCGGGCATGGCGGTCGGGTCGGGGTCCAAGTCCACGTCCGGCGCCGGGCCGGCCATGTTCCTGGTCATATCCACTACCTCATTTCGGCTGTTGCGTCGGCATCGGCATGCGCTGACGAACCGTTCTCGGCCCCCGCGCCTCATCGATCGGCAGCAACACCACGTGCGTAACGCCGTCAGCACCTGCTGTGCTTCCGACTCCCCTCACGCGTGCCAGATCGAGACTATCGTTGCGTCGAGCGGGTACCCGGCGGTGGGCCTGACCGGAATTGCGGCCCACACCCCGTTTTCCAGCGCAGGAGGAGCCATGCATTCGGATCGCTTTCGGCCTTTGGTGGACGCGAAGGGTCCGTTCGTGTCGATCTATTTCGACGACTCTCATGACACCGCGGACGCCGCCGCACAGCTCGACGCGCGGTTGCGCGACATTCGCAAACAGCTCGAGGAGCAATCCGTCGACGGCTCGGTGATCGCGGCCATCGACACCGCGGTGCGCGGCGCCCACCCGCCGGTCGGCCGCAGCGGCCGGGCGGTGATCGCCGCGGGCGACACCGTCGTGCTCGACGAGCACCTCATCCGGCCGCCGACCACCACGATCGTGCGGGTTTCCGACCTGCCCTTCGTGGTGCCGATCGTCGAGCACGGTCTGCTGCACACCGCGTACCTGCGAGTCGCCGTCGATTCCACCGGCGCCGACATCGGCGTCCACTACGCCAGCCGGGTGGACAGCGAGACCGTCGACGGCGACGGCTACCCGGTGCATAAGGCCAAGTCGTCCGAGGGACACGAATACGGCAAGGAGCAGGCCGTCGAAGAGGCTGTCCGCAAGAACATCCGCGAAGTGGCCGACCGGGTCACCCACCTCGTCGACGAGACCGGCGCCGGGCTGGTGTTCATCGAAGGAGAAGTCAGCTCGCGCACCGAGCTGGCATCCGAGCTGCCAGAGCGCGTCGCCGAGAAGGCCGTACTGCTCGAAGGCGGCGGGCGCGCCGCGGGCACCGACGATGCGGAGGTGCATCACGAGATCAGTGAGGCGTTCCTCATGCGCCGGCTGGCCACCATCGACGACGCCGCACAACGGTTCGCCGCCGGGCGCGGGACCGGCCTGGCCGTCGAGGGGTTGGCTGACGTGACCGCCGCGCTGCGGGACGGCGCGGTCGACACCCTCATCATCGGTGACATAGAGGACGCCACCGTCGTCGCCGACGCGGACCTGACGCTGATTGCCGCCGATGCCGACACCCTGTCCGATCTCGGTGCGGCACCCGAACGCACACTGCGCGCCGACGAGGCCCTGCCCATCAAGGCGGTGGCCACCGACGCCGCGCTGGTGCGGACCGACGAGCGGATGAGCCCGGCCGACGGCGTCGGCGCGGTGCTGCGGTACGCGGAGAACAGCTCGGCCTAATCGCCGTCGTCGTCGGCGCCGCCGACGGCGATCAGCGCCAGCAGCGCGACCGCCACACCGGCGGTCATCACCACCGACAGCGCGATCTCGTCGTTGCCCATCAGACCGACGACGGGCGCGATCGCGGCACCCACACCGAACTGCGCGGCACCCAGCAGCGCGGCGGCGGTCCCGGCCGCTTCGTGATGGCGTGACAGCGCGACGGCGGGAGCGTTCGGGATGACGAAGCCCATCATCGCCAGCACGGCCCACACCGGCACCAGGAAGCCGTAGATGCCGCCGGTGTGCGTCACCGACAGCACGATGAAGCTCGCGCCCACCACGGTCGCGGCGGCCAGCGCCCACAGCAGGATGCGTTGCGGCGAAAACCGGCGCAGCAGCAGAACATTCACCTGAGTGGCGGCGACGAACGCGATGGCGCCGGCGCCGAACACCAACGCGAAGGTCTGCTGATCCAGACCGTGGCGGCCCTGCAGCACGAACGCGGCGCCGGCGATGTAGGCGAACAGCCCGACCATCCCGAGTGCGCCGACGACGACCAGAGCGACGAACCGCAAGTCGCGCAGCAGGCTCACGTAGGTCGCGGCAATCGAGCGCACCTGAAGGGGGCGACGATTGCCGACCGGGAGGGTTTCCGGCAGCGCGAGCGCGGCGACCAGAAGCAGCGCGCCGGCCAACACGATCAGCACCGCGAACACCCAGTGCCAGGACGCCTTGAGCAGCACGGCCGCACCGAGCGAGGGCGCGACGATCGGCGCCACGCCGAGGATCAGCATCAGTCGCGACATCACGGTGGCTGCGGCGCTGTCGTCGAACAGGTCACCAACGACGGCGACGGCCACCACCGCCGCGGCGGCCGCACCCATCCCCTGCAACCCGCGCGCCAGACTGAGCACCTCGATGTTGGGGGCGAACAGGCAGACAAGCGACGCCAGCATGTGCAGCGCGATGCCGCCCATCAAGGGACGGCGACGGCCCAGCGAATCCGACAGGGGGCCGACGATCAGCTGACCGAGCGCCAGGCCGGCCAGCGTGCCGGTCAGCGTCAGCTGCGCCACCGATGAGGACACCCCGAGCTCGTCGGCGATGCGCGGCAGCGCAGGCAGATACATGTCGATGGTCAGCGGCCCCAGCGCCACCAGCGCGCCCAGCACGACGATCATCCGCAGCCGGCTCGGCGTGGCCACCTCCGCTGACACGGGCGTCTCGTGGCGGGTGGCAGTCACAGTTCGCGATGTTGCCATGCACACCCACAGCACGCTCAAGCGATTATTTGTTCCGCCTGCGGCTATCCAACCCGCGGTGACCCAGATCACCGCGGGGCACGTTTTTGCGGGGGTCGTTCGTTAGCCTGAGAGCACGCCAAGTTAGGAAGGCACGCGCATGAAGGTCCGCCGACGAGGCAGTTCTCCGGAACGGTTGCCTGCGCAGGTCGAGGATGACGCGACCATGTCCGCGCGGGTGCTCTCCCAGATCATCGAGCGCAGTACCCGAGCCCAGGCGCCGGCCGTCAAGGCCTACGTCGCCCGGCTGCGGCGCGCGAACCCCGAGGCGAGCCCGGCGGAGATCGTCACCAAGATCGAGACTCGGTACCTGGCCGCGGTGATGGCCAGCGGCGCTGCCGTCGGATCGGCCGCCGCGTTCCCCGGGATCGGCACCCTGGCGGCCTTGTCGGCGGTGGCCGGCGAGACGCTGGTGTTCCTGGAGGCCACCGCCGTATTCGTGCTCGCTGTCGCCGACGTCCACGGCATCCCGCTCGAGCAGCGGGAGCGGCGGCGGGCGCTGGTTCTGGCAGTGCTCGTCGGCGAGGAGAGCAAGGGGGCGATCACCGACCTGATCGGCCCGAGCCGCACCAGCGGCGCGTGGCTGACCGAGGGCGCCGAAATGATTCCGCTGCCCGCGTTGTCACAGCTGAACAGCCGCCTGATGCGGTACTTCGTAAAGCGCTTCACGCTCAAGCGTTCTGCGATGGCGTTCGGCAAAATGCTGCCCGTCGGCATCGGTGCCGCGGTCGGTGGCGGCGGTAACCGAATGATGGGCAAAAAGATAGTGAACAATGCCCGCGCGGCGTTTGGGCCCGCGCCCAGCCGGTGGCCGGTGAGCTTGCACCTGCTGCCTGCGATCGAGCCCGGCGGATAACCGTTCACCGACCTCCGTCGACCAGTTGTCGCACCACCCCGGGGCATGGAGCTGACGTGCTTCGGGAACAGATAAGAAGCGATAGCCTTTTAGACGGCGGCCGTGGGGGCACCAAAATTGGGGCAAACCGTCCAAGTGCGGCTTGCCCGGACGAAGGAATTGAGGCGAGCAACTGCCGTGAGCAGTACTAGTTCACCATTCGGACAGAACGAATGGCTGGTCGAGGAGATGTACCGCAAGTTCCGCGAGGACCCCTCCTCGGTCGACTCGAGTTGGCATGAGTTCCTTGTCGACTACAACCCGGAGCCGACGAGCGACTCGACCGCCAGCGGTAACGGCCAACCGGCCGCGAAGACCGCCGCTCCGGTGTCACCGCCGGAACCCGCACCGGCTCCCCCGCCGGCCAAGTCCGCTCCCGCCAAGTCCGCTCCCGCGGGCAATGGCGCGTCGAGCTCGGCCGCTCCGGTCAAAGACACCGCCAAGCCTCCGGCCAAGGAGCCGGCACCCAAGGCCGCAGCAGCGTCGTCGTCCTCCGATGGCGGCGACGAGACGCAGGTGTTGCGCGGCGCGGCAGCCGCCGTCGTCCGCAACATGAACACCTCGCTGGAGATCCCGACCGCGACCAGCGTGCGGGCCATCCCGGCGAAGCTGATGATCGACAACCGCATCGTCGTCAACAACCACCTCAAGCGCACTCGCGGCGGCAAGGTGTCCTTCACCCACCTGCTCGGCTACGCGATCGTGCAGGCGGTGAAGAAGTTCCCGAACATGAACCGGCACTACGCCGAGATCGACGGCAAGCCCAACGCCGTCACCCCCGCGCACACCAATCTGGGTCTCGCGATCGACCTGCAGGGCAAGGACGGTAAGCGCTCTCTGGTGGTCGCCGCGATCAAAAACTGCGAGACCATGCGGTTCGGCCAGTTCATCGCCGCCTACGAGGACATCGTGCGGCGCGCCCGCGACGGCAAGCTCACCGCCGAGGATTTCGCCGGTGTGACGATCTCGCTGACCAACCCCGGCACCATCGGCACCGTGCACTCGGTGCCCCGGTTGATGTCCGGCCAGGGTGCGATTGTCGGCGCCGGCGCGATGGAGTATCCGGCGGAGTTCCAGGGGGCGAGCGAGGAGCGCATCGCCGAACTCGGCATCGGCAAGCTGATCACGCTGACGTCGACCTACGACCACCGCATCATTCAGGGCGCGGAGTCCGGCGACTTCCTGCGGACCATCCACGAACTGCTGCTGTCGGACGATTTCTTCGACGAGATCTTCTTCGAGCTGGGCATCCCTTACGAGCCGGTCCGTTGGCGCACCGACAACCCCGATTCGATCGTCGACAAGAACGCTCGCGTCATCGAACTCATTGCGGCCTACCGCAACCGCGGGCATCTGATGGCCGACATCGACCCGCTGCGCTTGGACAAGACCCGCTTCCGCAGCCACCCCGACCTTGACGTGAACACCCACGGCCTGACGCTGTGGGATCTCGACCGGGTGTTCAAGGTCGACGGCTTCGCGGGCAAGGAGTTCAAGAAGCTGCGCGACGTCCTCGGGCTGCTGCGCGACGCCTACTGCCGCCACATCGGTGTGGAGTACACCCACATCCTGGAGCCCGAGCAGCAGAAGTGGCTGCAGGAGCGCATCGAGGTCAAGCACGAGGGTCCGACGGTCGCCCAGCAAAAGTACATCCTGTCGAAGCTGAACGCCGCCGAAGCCTTCGAGACCTTCCTGCAGACGAAATATGTTGGGCAGAAGCGCTTCTCGCTGGAAGGTGCGGAAACCGTCATCCCGATGATGGACGCCGCGATCGACCAGGCCGCCGAGCACGCGCTCGACGAGGTCGTGATCGGCATGCCGCACCGCGGCCGGCTCAACGTGCTGGCCAACATCGTCGGCAAGCCCTACTCGCAGATCTTCAGCGAGTTCGAGGGCAACCTGAACCCGTCGCAGGCGCACGGTTCCGGTGACGTCAAGTACCACCTCGGCGCCAGCGGCAACTACATCCAGATGTTCGGCGACAACGACATCGAGGTCTCGCTGACCGCCAACCCGTCGCACCTGGAAGCCGTAGATCCGGTGATGGAAGGCATCGTTCGGGCCAAGCAGGATCTGCTCGACAAGGGCGACGGCGACGACGGCTTCACCGTCATGCCGCTGATGCTGCACGGCGATGCGGCCTTCGCCGGTCAGGGCGTGGTGGCCGAGACCCTCAACCTTGCGCTGCTGCGTGGGTACCGCACCGGCGGCACGATCCACATCATCGTCAACAACCAGATCGGCTTCACCACCTCGCCGCAGGACTCACGCAGCTCGGAGTACTGCACCGACGTCGCAAAGATGGTGGGAGCGCCCATCTTCCACGTCAACGGTGACGACCCGGAGGCCTGCGTCTGGGTGGCGCGGCTCGCGGTGGACTTCCGGCAGAAGTTCAAGAAGGACGTCATCATCGACATGCTGTGCTACCGCCGACGCGGGCACAACGAAGGTGACGACCCGTCGATGACCCAGCCGTACATGTACGACGTCATCGACACCAAGCGCGGTGTCCGCAAGACCTACACCGAAGCCCTGATCGGCCGCGGCGACATCTCGATGAAAGAGGCCGAGGACGCGCTGCGCGACTACCAGGGTCAGCTGGAGCGGGTGTTCAACGAGGTCCGCGATCTCGAGAAACACGAGGTCGAACCGAGCGAATCGGTCGAGGAAGACCAGATGATCCCGCGCGGCATGACCACCGCGGTGGACAAGTCGCTGCTGGCCCGTATCGGTGACGCGCATCTGGCGTTCCCGGAGAATTTCAACGTGCACCCCCGCGTCAAGCCGGTGCTGGAGAAGCGCCGCGAGATGGCGTACGAGGGCAAGGTCGACTGGGCGTTCGCCGAATTGCTGGCGCTCGGAACATTTTTGGCCGAAGGCAAGCTGATCCGCTTGTCGGGTCAGGACACTCGGCGCGGCACGTTCACTCAGCGGCACTCGGTGATCATCGACCGCAAGACCGGCGCGGAGTTCACCCCGCTGGACCTGCTGACCGTCAACCCGGACGGCACACCGACCGGCGGCAAGCTGATGGTGTACGACTCGGCGCTGTCGGAGTACGCGGCGGTCGGCTTCGAATACGGCTATTCCGTGGGCAATCAGGACGCACTCGTCATGTGGGAGGCGCAGTTCGGCGATTTCGTCAACGGTGCGCAGTCGATCATCGACGAGTTCATCAGCTCCGGCGAAGCCAAGTGGGGTCAGCTCTCCGATGTGGTGCTGCTGCTCCCCCACGGTCATGAGGGCCAAGGCCCCGACCACACCTCGGGTCGCATCGAGCGGTTCCTCCAGCTGTGGGCCGAGGGTTCGATGACGATCGCGCTGCCGTCAACCCCGGCGAACTACTTCCATCTGCTGCGCAGGCACGGCCTCGACGGAGTGCACCGTCCGCTGATCGTGTTCACGCCGAAGTCGATGCTGCGTAACAAGGCTGCCGTCAGCGACATCCGGGACTTCACCGAGCAGAAGTTCCGCTCGATCATGGAGGAGCCGACCTACACCGACGGCGACGGCGACCGCAACAAGGTCACCCGAATCCTGTTGACCAGCGGCAAGATCTACTACGAGCTGGCGGCCCGCAAGGACAAAGACAAGCGCGAGGACGTCGCGATCGTCCGCGTCGAGCAGCTGGCGCCGCTGCCCAAGCGGCGACTGAGCAACACCTTGGATTCGTACCCGAATGCCAAGGAGTTCTTCTGGGTCCAGGAGGAGCCGGCCAACCAGGGTGCGTGGCCGACGTTCGGCTTGACGTTGCCGGAGAAGCTGACCGGGATCAAGCGGATCTCGCGGCGCGCAATGTCGGCGCCGTCGTCCGGCTCGTCGAAGGTGCACGCTGTCGAGCAGCAGGAGATCATCGACGAGGCGTTCGGCTAGTTCTGCCGACTGTGGGCCTCATGCACGCGAAATCGCCATTTCGTCTGCAGGAGGCCCACACTCGAAGCTCCTGCCGACTAAGCGCGC from the Mycolicibacterium crocinum genome contains:
- a CDS encoding DUF4232 domain-containing protein, producing MTTKPALTAAALVLATLAWSPTAHADNPPSCTSAQLTVTTGPARAAVGHRGVPLVFGLAPGAAACTLTGYPGVDSGDGGPLLHAERTVRGYLGGLPSGVDVPPTITVWPGHPAQAIVEGLAVDADGNQCPTYTDLLVTAPDTYDTVTVPATIDTCRLQVHPVTADS
- a CDS encoding flavin-containing monooxygenase is translated as MPADRMTQLSVGIIGAGPGGLALGIFLAKAGFRDFTIFDREDGVGGTWRINTYPGLACDVKSHLYSYSFDLNAEWSRMWPGQPELLEYFERSTDRHGLRPHLRLNTEITSAQWNSDTATWTLTDASGGQHTFDIVVSAVGMFTRPLLPELPEQEPFTGTLMHTAQWDHSVDLSGARVAVLGTGSTASQLLPEVAKVADKVYSVQRSPTWILPKPDRPYTDRERWVFKRIPFAKKIYRTRLWLRSERNISVIENGSDKTQEFKDLSLRYLESSVADPELRAKLTPDHPLGCKRLVFAADYLSTLTQPHVEVVSSPARALRARSLITADGSELDVDVVLCATGYAATDYLGQIEVTGEDGRSLRETWRDGAFAYLGMTVPGFPNFFMLYGPNTNVGSNSVIFVLEAQAHYIVRALKYLRRTRRRYVAVRSDTMAAFLADVDRWMAGTVWMTRCSNYFRAPNGRVVTQWPRSAGAFWAMTRRFRPRDYTFAPPGG
- a CDS encoding SDR family oxidoreductase; translated protein: MADKHSLSDRTLVVSGGSRGIGLAIALGAARHGANVVLLAKTAEPHPKLPGTVYTAAAEIEAAGGKAVAVVGDVRSEEDVARAVDTAVKEFGGVDICVNNASAIATDPTETLSAKKFDLMQQINIRGTFLLTKACLPHLRQSPNGHVVTIAPPLNMNPHWLGAHPSYTLSKYGMTLLSLGWAAEYADTGIGFTCLWPETYIATSAVANSADFEDALASSRSPEIMADAAVEIITSAGSKVNGGCLIDSDVLRGAGVEDLSHYGGGDNPIIDIFVDR
- a CDS encoding alpha/beta hydrolase fold domain-containing protein; this translates as MEADPEILRRLDPALHGFAAARVDLSLNSLAAARDSLNTRRAEAVAQIDLSGVDITDEHAAGVPVRIYRGRPGPSPAVIYCHAGAFVLGNLDTDHRQCVELARRAACTVISVDYRLAPEHPYPAALDDAAAVLRWTWESSDDLGVDRERLALAGNSAGAALAAGLAQRAAAEEAPSVVGLLLHQPVLDDRPTASKAEFTSTPGFDGVAADLMWRHYLGPTTPSAAAVPARSHQMIGAANTFITCSELDPLRDEALDYARRLMRCGVRTDLHIFGGTCHGFDSLCPDWEVSQAVSAMQAEALRRFFAES
- a CDS encoding MFS transporter, producing MPEVPANPWHALWAMLVGFFMILVDSTIVAVANPSIMDGLEITDYDTVIWVTSAYLLAYAVPLLLAGRLGDRFGPKNLYIAGLAVFTASSLWCGLAGSIEMLIAARVVQGLGAALLTPQTLSTITRIFPPERRGVAMSLWGATAGVATLVGPLAGGVLVGRLGWEWIFFVNVPVGVIGLALAVWLIPTLPVRRHRFDFIGVALSGIGMFLVVFGLQEGQGHHWAAWIWAVIVAGIGFFTAFVYWQSINRDEPLIPLEMFADRDFSLSNFGVAVIGFVVTAMMLPVMFYAQVVCGLSPTRSALLIAPMAVSSGVLAPFVGQLTDRVHPRPILGFGFSVLAIALTWLSIDMTPTTPIWRLVLALTAMGVGMAFIWAPLAATATRNLPSHLAGAGSGVYNATRQVGSVLGSAGMAAFMASRISDEMPAAPADASPSDLAVLQLPSFLREPFSAALSQSMLLPAFAALFGIVAALFVLGGLGRPSVRDDRDEITDEIPVYDDGYDDDEYVEYEVDREPVAPPLPDARDDETDVIRWHRPPPEPEPPAEPVELAHNGFHLDEYASRHRLSDASEPRRARHYRDEPAEVQSYGRHSRPGD